The Astatotilapia calliptera chromosome 14, fAstCal1.2, whole genome shotgun sequence genome includes a region encoding these proteins:
- the picalmb gene encoding phosphatidylinositol binding clathrin assembly protein b isoform X1, whose protein sequence is MSGQSITDRITAAQHSVTGSAVSKTVCKATTHEIMGPKKKHLDYLIHCTNEMNVNIPQLADSLFERTTNTSWVVVFKSLITTHHLMVYGNERFVQYLASRNTLFNLSNFLDKSGLQGYDMSTFIRRYSRYLNEKAVSYRQVAFDFTKVKRGVDGVMRTMNTEKLLKTIPIIQNQMDALLDFNVNANELTNGVINAAFMLLFKDSIRLFAAYNEGIINLLEKYFDMKKTQCKEGLDIYKKFLTRMTRISEFLKVAEQVGIDRGDIPDLSQFTVCAPSSLLEALEQHLASLEGKKVKDSTAASRASTLSNAVSSLASTGMSFTKVDEREKQAALEEEQARLKALKEQRLKELSKRPSFATTDTSPISTTGGTISTAPAIDLFSTPSCSNGAVKMESDLFDLQPTFQPSMQSGTTGLPAATAWADPFTSTEAGDDSMPNLNPFLSKLVVDATHLPVVSSDGVSFSSRTSGHEVFGDRYNPFIDTNSSVSTNYKRTVRIEHSISDSFCGPVSIAQHLPHQAPFPTEPSSVAGLFRGYSTPQAPPQPSAGGLQVDFESVFGAKATGSSSLNSDDITGGILKPTLAGSNQPSNQQPEKLVSDDLDSSLANLVGNLGIGNGTMKNDIHWSQPGEKRMTGGTNWQPKAAPTTTWNPVSMPPSIMAFPATTPTGMMGYGMPPQMGSMGMMNPPTMMYSQPVMRPPNPFSSVSSAQPSAASSPSSQSPLRAPGQDPFAHLSLKDFL, encoded by the exons ATGTCGGGGCAGAGCATTACGGACAGGATAACTGCAGCCCAGCACAGTGTAACGGGATCCGCCGTGTCGAAAACAGTATGCAAGGCCACCACGCACGAAATAATGGGCCCgaaaaagaaacatctggatt ATTTGATTCATTGCACCAACGAGATGAACGTGAACATTCCCCAACTGGCTGACTCGCTGTTTGAGAGGACCACCAACACCAGCTGGGTGGTTGTGTTTAAATCCCTCATCACTACACACCACCTCATGGTCTACGGTAATGAG CGTTTTGTCCAGTATTTGGCTTCAAGGAATACACTTTTCAACCTCAGTAACTTCTTGGACAAAAGTGGATTACAAG GCTATGACATGTCTACATTCATCAGGAGGTATAGTCGATACCTGAATGAGAAAGCAGTTTCATACAGACAGGTTGCCTTTGACTTCACAAAAGTTAAACGCGG AGTGGACGGCGTAATGAGGACCATGAATACAGAGAAGCTGCTGAAGACTATCCCCATTATTCAGAACCAGATGGACGCCCTTCTCGATTTCAAT GTCAATGCCAACGAGCTGACTAATGGAGTCATCAATGCAGCCTTCATGCTGCTCTTCAAAGACTCCATCCGGCTCTTTGCTGCTTATAATGAAGGCATTATCAACCTGCTTG AGAAATACTTTGACATGAAGAAGACTCAGTGCAAAGAAGGTCTGGACATCTACAAGAAGTTCCTCACTCGAATGACCCGGATATCAGAATTCCTGAAAGTAGCAGAG CAGGTGGGAATCGATCGAGGAGACATTCCAGACCTTTCACAG TTCACAGTTTGT GCTCCTAGTAGCCTTCTCGAAGCTCTAGAGCAACACTTGGCCTCTTTAGAGGGCAAAAAGGTCAAAGATTCCACTGCAGCCAGCAG GGCCAGCACTCTGTCCAATGCTGTGTCATCACTGGCCAGCACAGGGATGTCTTTCACTAAAGTCGATGAGCGAGAGAAGCAGGCGGCTCTCGAGGAGGAACAGGCTCGACTCAAAGCTCTCAAG GAACAAAGGCTTAAAGAGCTCTCCAAGAGGCCTTCATTTGCCACGACTGATACATCACCAATCTCCACCACTGGGGGCACTATCAGCACAGCACCAGCCATTGATCTCTTCTCTACACCCAGCTGCTCCAATGG TGCAGTGAAGATGGAGAGCGACCTTTTTGACCTGCAGCCTACTTTCCAGCCCTCCATGCAATCAGGCACCACAGGGCTTCCAGCAGCGACAGCATGGGCAG ATCCTTTCACGTCTACTGAAGCTGGAGATGATTCCATGCCAAACCTTAACCCTTTCCTCTCAAAACTCGTTGTCGATGCCACTCACTTACCTGTCGTGTCTTCAGACGGTGTTAGCTTTTCCTCTAGGACATCTGGTCATGAAGTGTTTGGTG ATCGTTACAATCCCTTTATTGACACAAACTCATCCGTTTCAACCAATTACAAACGCACAGTGCGGATAGAGCACTCCATCTCAG ACTCCTTCTGTGGTCCAGTGTCCATTGCCCAGCACCTCCCACATCAGGCTCCCTTCCCCACTGAGCCCTCTTCTGTAGCAGGTCTATTCAGAG GATACTCAACACCACAGGCCCCTCCACAGCCATCAGCGGGGGGACTGCAAGTGGACTTTGAGTCAGTTTTTGGAGCCAAAGCCACAGGCAGCAGTAGCCTCAATTCTGATG ATATTACTGGGGGTATCCTGAAACCGACTCTTGCCGGCTCTAACCAGCCGTCCAATCAGCAGCCAGAGAAGTTGGTGTCAGATGACCTTGACTCCTCCCTGGCCAACCTTGTGGGCA aCCTCGGCATTGGAAATGGCACGATGAAGAA TGACATCCACTGGAGCCAGCCAGGGGAGAAGAGGATGACCGGCGGCACCAACTGGCAGCCCAAGGCGGCGCCAACTACGACCTGGAACCCTGTCTCCATG CCTCCGTCGATCATGGCCTTCCCTGCCACCACACCCACAGGCATGATGGGATATGGCATG CCTCCACAAATGGGCTCTATGGGGATGATGAATCCGCCTACCATGATGTACTCCCAGCCGGTCATGAGGCCACCCAACCCCTTTAGCTCTGTGTCTAGTGCTCAG CCCTCTGCAGCCTCTAGTCCTTCCAGCCAGAGTCCTCTCCGAGCCCCTGGACAGGACCCGTTTGCACACCTCTCTCTCAAGGATTTCTTGTAG
- the picalmb gene encoding phosphatidylinositol binding clathrin assembly protein b isoform X4: MSGQSITDRITAAQHSVTGSAVSKTVCKATTHEIMGPKKKHLDYLIHCTNEMNVNIPQLADSLFERTTNTSWVVVFKSLITTHHLMVYGNERFVQYLASRNTLFNLSNFLDKSGLQGYDMSTFIRRYSRYLNEKAVSYRQVAFDFTKVKRGVDGVMRTMNTEKLLKTIPIIQNQMDALLDFNVNANELTNGVINAAFMLLFKDSIRLFAAYNEGIINLLEKYFDMKKTQCKEGLDIYKKFLTRMTRISEFLKVAEQVGIDRGDIPDLSQFTVCAPSSLLEALEQHLASLEGKKVKDSTAASRASTLSNAVSSLASTGMSFTKVDEREKQAALEEEQARLKALKEQRLKELSKRPSFATTDTSPISTTGGTISTAPAIDLFSTPSCSNGAVKMESDLFDLQPTFQPSMQSGTTGLPAATAWADPFTSTEAGDDSMPNLNPFLSKLVVDATHLPVVSSDGVSFSSRTSGHEVFGDSFCGPVSIAQHLPHQAPFPTEPSSVAGLFRGYSTPQAPPQPSAGGLQVDFESVFGAKATGSSSLNSDDITGGILKPTLAGSNQPSNQQPEKLVSDDLDSSLANLVGNLGIGNGTMKNDIHWSQPGEKRMTGGTNWQPKAAPTTTWNPVSMPPSIMAFPATTPTGMMGYGMPPQMGSMGMMNPPTMMYSQPVMRPPNPFSSVSSAQPSAASSPSSQSPLRAPGQDPFAHLSLKDFL; encoded by the exons ATGTCGGGGCAGAGCATTACGGACAGGATAACTGCAGCCCAGCACAGTGTAACGGGATCCGCCGTGTCGAAAACAGTATGCAAGGCCACCACGCACGAAATAATGGGCCCgaaaaagaaacatctggatt ATTTGATTCATTGCACCAACGAGATGAACGTGAACATTCCCCAACTGGCTGACTCGCTGTTTGAGAGGACCACCAACACCAGCTGGGTGGTTGTGTTTAAATCCCTCATCACTACACACCACCTCATGGTCTACGGTAATGAG CGTTTTGTCCAGTATTTGGCTTCAAGGAATACACTTTTCAACCTCAGTAACTTCTTGGACAAAAGTGGATTACAAG GCTATGACATGTCTACATTCATCAGGAGGTATAGTCGATACCTGAATGAGAAAGCAGTTTCATACAGACAGGTTGCCTTTGACTTCACAAAAGTTAAACGCGG AGTGGACGGCGTAATGAGGACCATGAATACAGAGAAGCTGCTGAAGACTATCCCCATTATTCAGAACCAGATGGACGCCCTTCTCGATTTCAAT GTCAATGCCAACGAGCTGACTAATGGAGTCATCAATGCAGCCTTCATGCTGCTCTTCAAAGACTCCATCCGGCTCTTTGCTGCTTATAATGAAGGCATTATCAACCTGCTTG AGAAATACTTTGACATGAAGAAGACTCAGTGCAAAGAAGGTCTGGACATCTACAAGAAGTTCCTCACTCGAATGACCCGGATATCAGAATTCCTGAAAGTAGCAGAG CAGGTGGGAATCGATCGAGGAGACATTCCAGACCTTTCACAG TTCACAGTTTGT GCTCCTAGTAGCCTTCTCGAAGCTCTAGAGCAACACTTGGCCTCTTTAGAGGGCAAAAAGGTCAAAGATTCCACTGCAGCCAGCAG GGCCAGCACTCTGTCCAATGCTGTGTCATCACTGGCCAGCACAGGGATGTCTTTCACTAAAGTCGATGAGCGAGAGAAGCAGGCGGCTCTCGAGGAGGAACAGGCTCGACTCAAAGCTCTCAAG GAACAAAGGCTTAAAGAGCTCTCCAAGAGGCCTTCATTTGCCACGACTGATACATCACCAATCTCCACCACTGGGGGCACTATCAGCACAGCACCAGCCATTGATCTCTTCTCTACACCCAGCTGCTCCAATGG TGCAGTGAAGATGGAGAGCGACCTTTTTGACCTGCAGCCTACTTTCCAGCCCTCCATGCAATCAGGCACCACAGGGCTTCCAGCAGCGACAGCATGGGCAG ATCCTTTCACGTCTACTGAAGCTGGAGATGATTCCATGCCAAACCTTAACCCTTTCCTCTCAAAACTCGTTGTCGATGCCACTCACTTACCTGTCGTGTCTTCAGACGGTGTTAGCTTTTCCTCTAGGACATCTGGTCATGAAGTGTTTGGTG ACTCCTTCTGTGGTCCAGTGTCCATTGCCCAGCACCTCCCACATCAGGCTCCCTTCCCCACTGAGCCCTCTTCTGTAGCAGGTCTATTCAGAG GATACTCAACACCACAGGCCCCTCCACAGCCATCAGCGGGGGGACTGCAAGTGGACTTTGAGTCAGTTTTTGGAGCCAAAGCCACAGGCAGCAGTAGCCTCAATTCTGATG ATATTACTGGGGGTATCCTGAAACCGACTCTTGCCGGCTCTAACCAGCCGTCCAATCAGCAGCCAGAGAAGTTGGTGTCAGATGACCTTGACTCCTCCCTGGCCAACCTTGTGGGCA aCCTCGGCATTGGAAATGGCACGATGAAGAA TGACATCCACTGGAGCCAGCCAGGGGAGAAGAGGATGACCGGCGGCACCAACTGGCAGCCCAAGGCGGCGCCAACTACGACCTGGAACCCTGTCTCCATG CCTCCGTCGATCATGGCCTTCCCTGCCACCACACCCACAGGCATGATGGGATATGGCATG CCTCCACAAATGGGCTCTATGGGGATGATGAATCCGCCTACCATGATGTACTCCCAGCCGGTCATGAGGCCACCCAACCCCTTTAGCTCTGTGTCTAGTGCTCAG CCCTCTGCAGCCTCTAGTCCTTCCAGCCAGAGTCCTCTCCGAGCCCCTGGACAGGACCCGTTTGCACACCTCTCTCTCAAGGATTTCTTGTAG
- the picalmb gene encoding phosphatidylinositol binding clathrin assembly protein b isoform X9, whose amino-acid sequence MSGQSITDRITAAQHSVTGSAVSKTVCKATTHEIMGPKKKHLDYLIHCTNEMNVNIPQLADSLFERTTNTSWVVVFKSLITTHHLMVYGNERFVQYLASRNTLFNLSNFLDKSGLQGYDMSTFIRRYSRYLNEKAVSYRQVAFDFTKVKRGVDGVMRTMNTEKLLKTIPIIQNQMDALLDFNVNANELTNGVINAAFMLLFKDSIRLFAAYNEGIINLLEKYFDMKKTQCKEGLDIYKKFLTRMTRISEFLKVAEQVGIDRGDIPDLSQAPSSLLEALEQHLASLEGKKVKDSTAASRASTLSNAVSSLASTGMSFTKVDEREKQAALEEEQARLKALKEQRLKELSKRPSFATTDTSPISTTGGTISTAPAIDLFSTPSCSNGAVKMESDLFDLQPTFQPSMQSGTTGLPAATAWAGYSTPQAPPQPSAGGLQVDFESVFGAKATGSSSLNSDDITGGILKPTLAGSNQPSNQQPEKLVSDDLDSSLANLVGNLGIGNGTMKNDIHWSQPGEKRMTGGTNWQPKAAPTTTWNPVSMPPSIMAFPATTPTGMMGYGMPPQMGSMGMMNPPTMMYSQPVMRPPNPFSSVSSAQPSAASSPSSQSPLRAPGQDPFAHLSLKDFL is encoded by the exons ATGTCGGGGCAGAGCATTACGGACAGGATAACTGCAGCCCAGCACAGTGTAACGGGATCCGCCGTGTCGAAAACAGTATGCAAGGCCACCACGCACGAAATAATGGGCCCgaaaaagaaacatctggatt ATTTGATTCATTGCACCAACGAGATGAACGTGAACATTCCCCAACTGGCTGACTCGCTGTTTGAGAGGACCACCAACACCAGCTGGGTGGTTGTGTTTAAATCCCTCATCACTACACACCACCTCATGGTCTACGGTAATGAG CGTTTTGTCCAGTATTTGGCTTCAAGGAATACACTTTTCAACCTCAGTAACTTCTTGGACAAAAGTGGATTACAAG GCTATGACATGTCTACATTCATCAGGAGGTATAGTCGATACCTGAATGAGAAAGCAGTTTCATACAGACAGGTTGCCTTTGACTTCACAAAAGTTAAACGCGG AGTGGACGGCGTAATGAGGACCATGAATACAGAGAAGCTGCTGAAGACTATCCCCATTATTCAGAACCAGATGGACGCCCTTCTCGATTTCAAT GTCAATGCCAACGAGCTGACTAATGGAGTCATCAATGCAGCCTTCATGCTGCTCTTCAAAGACTCCATCCGGCTCTTTGCTGCTTATAATGAAGGCATTATCAACCTGCTTG AGAAATACTTTGACATGAAGAAGACTCAGTGCAAAGAAGGTCTGGACATCTACAAGAAGTTCCTCACTCGAATGACCCGGATATCAGAATTCCTGAAAGTAGCAGAG CAGGTGGGAATCGATCGAGGAGACATTCCAGACCTTTCACAG GCTCCTAGTAGCCTTCTCGAAGCTCTAGAGCAACACTTGGCCTCTTTAGAGGGCAAAAAGGTCAAAGATTCCACTGCAGCCAGCAG GGCCAGCACTCTGTCCAATGCTGTGTCATCACTGGCCAGCACAGGGATGTCTTTCACTAAAGTCGATGAGCGAGAGAAGCAGGCGGCTCTCGAGGAGGAACAGGCTCGACTCAAAGCTCTCAAG GAACAAAGGCTTAAAGAGCTCTCCAAGAGGCCTTCATTTGCCACGACTGATACATCACCAATCTCCACCACTGGGGGCACTATCAGCACAGCACCAGCCATTGATCTCTTCTCTACACCCAGCTGCTCCAATGG TGCAGTGAAGATGGAGAGCGACCTTTTTGACCTGCAGCCTACTTTCCAGCCCTCCATGCAATCAGGCACCACAGGGCTTCCAGCAGCGACAGCATGGGCAG GATACTCAACACCACAGGCCCCTCCACAGCCATCAGCGGGGGGACTGCAAGTGGACTTTGAGTCAGTTTTTGGAGCCAAAGCCACAGGCAGCAGTAGCCTCAATTCTGATG ATATTACTGGGGGTATCCTGAAACCGACTCTTGCCGGCTCTAACCAGCCGTCCAATCAGCAGCCAGAGAAGTTGGTGTCAGATGACCTTGACTCCTCCCTGGCCAACCTTGTGGGCA aCCTCGGCATTGGAAATGGCACGATGAAGAA TGACATCCACTGGAGCCAGCCAGGGGAGAAGAGGATGACCGGCGGCACCAACTGGCAGCCCAAGGCGGCGCCAACTACGACCTGGAACCCTGTCTCCATG CCTCCGTCGATCATGGCCTTCCCTGCCACCACACCCACAGGCATGATGGGATATGGCATG CCTCCACAAATGGGCTCTATGGGGATGATGAATCCGCCTACCATGATGTACTCCCAGCCGGTCATGAGGCCACCCAACCCCTTTAGCTCTGTGTCTAGTGCTCAG CCCTCTGCAGCCTCTAGTCCTTCCAGCCAGAGTCCTCTCCGAGCCCCTGGACAGGACCCGTTTGCACACCTCTCTCTCAAGGATTTCTTGTAG
- the picalmb gene encoding phosphatidylinositol binding clathrin assembly protein b isoform X2: MSGQSITDRITAAQHSVTGSAVSKTVCKATTHEIMGPKKKHLDYLIHCTNEMNVNIPQLADSLFERTTNTSWVVVFKSLITTHHLMVYGNERFVQYLASRNTLFNLSNFLDKSGLQGYDMSTFIRRYSRYLNEKAVSYRQVAFDFTKVKRGVDGVMRTMNTEKLLKTIPIIQNQMDALLDFNVNANELTNGVINAAFMLLFKDSIRLFAAYNEGIINLLEKYFDMKKTQCKEGLDIYKKFLTRMTRISEFLKVAEQVGIDRGDIPDLSQAPSSLLEALEQHLASLEGKKVKDSTAASRASTLSNAVSSLASTGMSFTKVDEREKQAALEEEQARLKALKEQRLKELSKRPSFATTDTSPISTTGGTISTAPAIDLFSTPSCSNGAVKMESDLFDLQPTFQPSMQSGTTGLPAATAWADPFTSTEAGDDSMPNLNPFLSKLVVDATHLPVVSSDGVSFSSRTSGHEVFGDRYNPFIDTNSSVSTNYKRTVRIEHSISDSFCGPVSIAQHLPHQAPFPTEPSSVAGLFRGYSTPQAPPQPSAGGLQVDFESVFGAKATGSSSLNSDDITGGILKPTLAGSNQPSNQQPEKLVSDDLDSSLANLVGNLGIGNGTMKNDIHWSQPGEKRMTGGTNWQPKAAPTTTWNPVSMPPSIMAFPATTPTGMMGYGMPPQMGSMGMMNPPTMMYSQPVMRPPNPFSSVSSAQPSAASSPSSQSPLRAPGQDPFAHLSLKDFL, encoded by the exons ATGTCGGGGCAGAGCATTACGGACAGGATAACTGCAGCCCAGCACAGTGTAACGGGATCCGCCGTGTCGAAAACAGTATGCAAGGCCACCACGCACGAAATAATGGGCCCgaaaaagaaacatctggatt ATTTGATTCATTGCACCAACGAGATGAACGTGAACATTCCCCAACTGGCTGACTCGCTGTTTGAGAGGACCACCAACACCAGCTGGGTGGTTGTGTTTAAATCCCTCATCACTACACACCACCTCATGGTCTACGGTAATGAG CGTTTTGTCCAGTATTTGGCTTCAAGGAATACACTTTTCAACCTCAGTAACTTCTTGGACAAAAGTGGATTACAAG GCTATGACATGTCTACATTCATCAGGAGGTATAGTCGATACCTGAATGAGAAAGCAGTTTCATACAGACAGGTTGCCTTTGACTTCACAAAAGTTAAACGCGG AGTGGACGGCGTAATGAGGACCATGAATACAGAGAAGCTGCTGAAGACTATCCCCATTATTCAGAACCAGATGGACGCCCTTCTCGATTTCAAT GTCAATGCCAACGAGCTGACTAATGGAGTCATCAATGCAGCCTTCATGCTGCTCTTCAAAGACTCCATCCGGCTCTTTGCTGCTTATAATGAAGGCATTATCAACCTGCTTG AGAAATACTTTGACATGAAGAAGACTCAGTGCAAAGAAGGTCTGGACATCTACAAGAAGTTCCTCACTCGAATGACCCGGATATCAGAATTCCTGAAAGTAGCAGAG CAGGTGGGAATCGATCGAGGAGACATTCCAGACCTTTCACAG GCTCCTAGTAGCCTTCTCGAAGCTCTAGAGCAACACTTGGCCTCTTTAGAGGGCAAAAAGGTCAAAGATTCCACTGCAGCCAGCAG GGCCAGCACTCTGTCCAATGCTGTGTCATCACTGGCCAGCACAGGGATGTCTTTCACTAAAGTCGATGAGCGAGAGAAGCAGGCGGCTCTCGAGGAGGAACAGGCTCGACTCAAAGCTCTCAAG GAACAAAGGCTTAAAGAGCTCTCCAAGAGGCCTTCATTTGCCACGACTGATACATCACCAATCTCCACCACTGGGGGCACTATCAGCACAGCACCAGCCATTGATCTCTTCTCTACACCCAGCTGCTCCAATGG TGCAGTGAAGATGGAGAGCGACCTTTTTGACCTGCAGCCTACTTTCCAGCCCTCCATGCAATCAGGCACCACAGGGCTTCCAGCAGCGACAGCATGGGCAG ATCCTTTCACGTCTACTGAAGCTGGAGATGATTCCATGCCAAACCTTAACCCTTTCCTCTCAAAACTCGTTGTCGATGCCACTCACTTACCTGTCGTGTCTTCAGACGGTGTTAGCTTTTCCTCTAGGACATCTGGTCATGAAGTGTTTGGTG ATCGTTACAATCCCTTTATTGACACAAACTCATCCGTTTCAACCAATTACAAACGCACAGTGCGGATAGAGCACTCCATCTCAG ACTCCTTCTGTGGTCCAGTGTCCATTGCCCAGCACCTCCCACATCAGGCTCCCTTCCCCACTGAGCCCTCTTCTGTAGCAGGTCTATTCAGAG GATACTCAACACCACAGGCCCCTCCACAGCCATCAGCGGGGGGACTGCAAGTGGACTTTGAGTCAGTTTTTGGAGCCAAAGCCACAGGCAGCAGTAGCCTCAATTCTGATG ATATTACTGGGGGTATCCTGAAACCGACTCTTGCCGGCTCTAACCAGCCGTCCAATCAGCAGCCAGAGAAGTTGGTGTCAGATGACCTTGACTCCTCCCTGGCCAACCTTGTGGGCA aCCTCGGCATTGGAAATGGCACGATGAAGAA TGACATCCACTGGAGCCAGCCAGGGGAGAAGAGGATGACCGGCGGCACCAACTGGCAGCCCAAGGCGGCGCCAACTACGACCTGGAACCCTGTCTCCATG CCTCCGTCGATCATGGCCTTCCCTGCCACCACACCCACAGGCATGATGGGATATGGCATG CCTCCACAAATGGGCTCTATGGGGATGATGAATCCGCCTACCATGATGTACTCCCAGCCGGTCATGAGGCCACCCAACCCCTTTAGCTCTGTGTCTAGTGCTCAG CCCTCTGCAGCCTCTAGTCCTTCCAGCCAGAGTCCTCTCCGAGCCCCTGGACAGGACCCGTTTGCACACCTCTCTCTCAAGGATTTCTTGTAG